A genome region from Scleropages formosus chromosome 6, fSclFor1.1, whole genome shotgun sequence includes the following:
- the nrarpa gene encoding notch-regulated ankyrin repeat-containing protein A, giving the protein MSQAEISPCSAPQRVFQEAVKKGNTKELHSLLQNMTNCEFNVNSFGPEGQTALHQSVIDGNLELVKLLVKFGADIRLANREGWSALHIAAFGGHQDIVLYLITKAKYASSAR; this is encoded by the coding sequence ATGAGCCAGGCGGAGATCTCCCCCTGCTCCGCTCCGCAGAGGGTCTTCCAGGAGGCGGTGAAGAAGGGCAACACGAAGGAGCTGCACTCGCTCCTGCAGAACATGACCAACTGCGAGTTCAACGTGAACTCGTTCGGACCCGAGGGACAGACGGCGCTGCACCAGTCCGTCATCGACGGGAACCTCGAACTGGTGAAGCTGCTGGTGAAATTCGGGGCCGACATTCGCCTGGCCAACAGAGAGGGCTGGAGCGCCTTGCACATCGCCGCGTTCGGGGGCCACCAGGACATCGTGCTGTACCTCATCACCAAGGCCAAGTACGCGTCCAGTGCGCGGTGA